TGACGGTGCTGCCCTACAGCGGGGACGAGGGGAACACCGCGACCGCCTCTGCCGGCGGGGGCGCGAGCGACGGCGAGGAAGCGACCGCGCCCGAGGAGTCGGAGCCGTCGGCCACCTACGAGGACATCGGCGGCCTGGACGAGGAGCTGGACCGCATCCGCGAGATGATCGAGTTGCCACTCGCGGAGCCAGAGCAGTTCCGCCGGCTGGGGATCGACCCGCCCTCCGGCGTCCTCCTGCACGGCCCGCCGGGAACGGGGAAGACGCTGATCGCCCGCGCGGTGGCCAACGAGGTCGACGCCTACTTCGACACCATCTCCGGGCCGGAGATCGTCTCCAAGTACAAGGGCGAGAGCGAGGAGCGCCTGCGCGAGGCGTTCGACCGCGCCGAGGAGAACGCGCCGTCGATCCTGTTCGTCGACGAGATCGACTCCATCGCGGGCTCCCGCGGCGACGAGGCCGACATGGAGAACCGCGTCGTCGCCCAGCTCCTGACGCTGATGGACGGGCTGGAGGACCGGGGCCGAGTCGTGGTGATCGGCGCGACCAACCGCGTCGACGCCATCGACGACGCGCTCCGGCGGGGCGGCCGCTTCGACCGCGAGATCGAGGTCGGCGTCCCCGACGAGACCGGCCGCCGGGAGATCCTGGAGGTCCACACCCGCGAGATGCCGCTGGCCGACGACGTGGACCTCGATCGGATCGCCAGCCAGACCCACGGGTTCGTCGGCGCCGACCTCGCCACGCTGACCACGGAGGCGGCGATGACCGCGCTCCGCCGGGAGGTCGAGGCCCCCGACGTGACCCGATCGGACTTCGACGCGGCGCTGGCGGCCGTCGAGCCATCGGCGATGCGCGAGCACGTCGCCGAGTCGCCGACGGTCACCTTCGACGACGTGGGCGGGCTGGCGGCGGCCAAGGAGACGCTGACCGAGGCCGTCGAGTGGCCGCTGGCCTACGGCCCGCTGTTCGACGCGGCCGACACCGACCCGCCCAGCGGCGTGCTGCTGTACGGCCCGCCCGGCACCGGGAAGACGCTGCTCGCCCGGGCCGTCGCGGGCGAGAGCGGGGTCAACTTCATCCACGTCAACGGCCCCGAACTGCTGGATCGGTACGTCGGCGAGTCCGAGAAGGCGGTCCGGGAGGTGTTCGAGCGGGCGCGCCAGACCGCGCCGACGATCATCTTCCTCGACGAGATCGACGCCATCGCCGGCGCCCGCGGCGGCAGCCACGAGGTCACCGAGCGGGTCGTCTCCCAGCTCCTGACCGAACTCGACGGCGTGACCGAGAACCCGAACCTGGTGGTGATCGCGGCGACCAACCGGCGGGACGCGCTGGACGACGCCCTGCTGCGGCCCGGTCGGCTGGAGAAGCACGTCGAGGTGCCCGACCCCGACGAGGCGGCCCGCCGCGAG
This genomic interval from Halomicrobium urmianum contains the following:
- a CDS encoding CDC48 family AAA ATPase, encoding MSGGSTAGVELEVAGANKRDAGRGIARLPEHARSRLGVLSGDPVIVEGERRTVVKVWPADEDGGFVRIDADTRANAGVNVGDGVTVRPASVDAASSVTVQPAKPQPGSESYEHTVRERLVDRLVQEDERVHVEGLGTFLVRTTTPGGSVRVTEDTRLTVLPYSGDEGNTATASAGGGASDGEEATAPEESEPSATYEDIGGLDEELDRIREMIELPLAEPEQFRRLGIDPPSGVLLHGPPGTGKTLIARAVANEVDAYFDTISGPEIVSKYKGESEERLREAFDRAEENAPSILFVDEIDSIAGSRGDEADMENRVVAQLLTLMDGLEDRGRVVVIGATNRVDAIDDALRRGGRFDREIEVGVPDETGRREILEVHTREMPLADDVDLDRIASQTHGFVGADLATLTTEAAMTALRREVEAPDVTRSDFDAALAAVEPSAMREHVAESPTVTFDDVGGLAAAKETLTEAVEWPLAYGPLFDAADTDPPSGVLLYGPPGTGKTLLARAVAGESGVNFIHVNGPELLDRYVGESEKAVREVFERARQTAPTIIFLDEIDAIAGARGGSHEVTERVVSQLLTELDGVTENPNLVVIAATNRRDALDDALLRPGRLEKHVEVPDPDEAARREILRVHTDGKPVGGDVDLDELAAVTAGYSGADLEALVREASMRAIREVAADATPEEADERTDEVLIEDRHFRAALDALPDGGD